From a single Mesorhizobium shangrilense genomic region:
- a CDS encoding ABC-F family ATP-binding cassette domain-containing protein, translated as MIRLESIGKQNGRQIVFIEASAALQKGEKVGLVGPNGAGKTTLFRMITGQELPDEGQVQVDRGVTIGYFSQDVGEMGGRSAVAETMDGAGPVSELIREMSELEAAMGDPDRADEMDDIIEKYGEAQHRFEELDGYSLDGRAREVLDGLGFSQEMMDGDVGKLSGGWKMRVALARILLMRPDALLLDEPSNHLDLESLIWLESFLKNFDGGLLMTSHDREFMNRIVNKIVEIDGGSLTAYSGNYEFYQQQRAIADKQQQAQFDRQQAMLAKEIAFIERFKARASHAAQVQSRVKKLDKIDKVEPPKRRQTVSFEFQPAPRSGEDVVTLKNIHKRYGSRSIYEGLDFQVRRRERWCIMGVNGAGKSTLLKLVAGASEPDDGTVARGPSVKMGYFAQHAMDLLEGERTVFQTLEDAFPQAGQAPLRALAGCFGFSGDEIEKRCRVLSGGEKARLVMALMLFDPPNLLVLDEPTNHLDIATKEMLITALSQYEGTMLFVSHDRHFLAKLSNRVLELTPEGVHTYGGGYTEYVERTGHEAPGLRS; from the coding sequence ATGATTCGTCTCGAAAGCATCGGCAAGCAGAATGGCCGGCAGATCGTCTTTATCGAAGCCTCGGCTGCCTTGCAGAAGGGCGAGAAGGTCGGGCTCGTCGGCCCCAACGGCGCCGGCAAGACCACATTGTTTCGCATGATCACCGGGCAGGAACTGCCCGATGAGGGCCAGGTGCAGGTCGATCGCGGCGTGACCATCGGCTATTTCAGCCAGGATGTCGGTGAGATGGGCGGCCGCAGTGCTGTCGCCGAAACCATGGACGGCGCCGGGCCGGTGAGCGAGCTGATCCGCGAGATGAGCGAGCTGGAAGCCGCCATGGGCGATCCCGACCGCGCCGACGAGATGGACGACATCATCGAGAAATATGGCGAGGCGCAGCACCGCTTCGAGGAGCTGGACGGCTATTCGCTCGATGGCCGCGCGCGCGAGGTTCTCGACGGTCTCGGCTTTTCCCAGGAGATGATGGACGGCGATGTCGGAAAACTGTCCGGCGGCTGGAAGATGCGCGTGGCGCTGGCGCGTATTCTCTTGATGCGCCCCGATGCGCTGCTGCTCGACGAGCCGAGCAACCATCTGGATCTCGAAAGCCTGATCTGGCTGGAATCCTTCCTCAAGAACTTCGACGGTGGGCTGCTGATGACCTCGCACGACCGCGAGTTCATGAACCGCATCGTCAACAAGATCGTCGAGATCGATGGCGGCTCGCTGACCGCCTATTCCGGCAATTACGAATTCTACCAGCAGCAGCGGGCGATCGCCGACAAGCAGCAGCAGGCGCAATTCGACCGCCAGCAGGCGATGCTGGCCAAGGAGATCGCCTTCATCGAGCGCTTCAAGGCGCGCGCCTCGCATGCCGCCCAGGTGCAGAGCCGGGTGAAGAAGCTGGACAAGATCGACAAGGTGGAGCCGCCCAAGCGCCGCCAGACCGTGTCGTTCGAGTTCCAGCCGGCGCCGCGCTCGGGCGAGGACGTGGTGACCTTGAAGAACATCCACAAGCGCTATGGCAGCCGCAGCATCTATGAGGGGCTGGATTTCCAGGTCCGCCGGCGCGAGCGCTGGTGCATCATGGGCGTCAACGGCGCGGGCAAATCGACGCTCTTGAAGCTGGTGGCGGGCGCCTCCGAGCCCGACGATGGCACGGTGGCGCGCGGCCCGAGCGTGAAGATGGGCTATTTCGCCCAGCACGCCATGGATCTCCTGGAGGGCGAGCGCACCGTATTCCAGACGCTGGAGGACGCGTTTCCGCAGGCAGGCCAGGCGCCGCTGCGCGCGCTCGCCGGCTGCTTCGGCTTTTCCGGTGACGAGATCGAGAAGCGCTGCCGCGTGCTTTCGGGCGGCGAGAAGGCGCGGCTGGTGATGGCGCTGATGCTGTTCGATCCGCCCAACCTGCTGGTGCTGGACGAGCCGACCAACCATCTGGACATCGCCACCAAGGAAATGCTGATCACGGCACTGTCGCAGTATGAGGGCACGATGCTGTTCGTCTCGCACGACCGGCACTTCCTGGCGAAACTCTCCAACCGCGTGCTGGAACTGACGCCCGAGGGCGTCCACACCTATGGTGGCGGCTATACTGAATATGTGGAGCGCACCGGGCACGAGGCGCCGGGGCTGCGGAGCTAG
- a CDS encoding acyl-CoA synthetase produces the protein MTTTPAHPPRYEEALARFRIEDEIARLQGDPATGLNASIECCDRHTGQNRLALRAISADGQLREFTFEDLRDMSARVGNVLKAAGVGPGDVVAGMLPRIPELLAVILGTWRIGAVYQPLFTAFGPKAIDHRLKTSGARLVVTNTANRSKLDEVEDCPRVATILSPSEALPAGDIDFRAAFAAASPYCEPTLRRGDDLFMMMSTSGTTGFPKGVPVPLRALLAFGAYMRDAIGLRPDDIFWNIADPGWAYGLYYAITGPLLLGIATTLHEGAFTANSTYDIIERLGVTSLAGSPTAFRLLLAGGPQAAARVKGRLRVVSSAGEPLNPEVIRWFDAHLAAPIHDHYGQTENGMMVNNHHGLSHKVRPGSAGFAMPGYRIVVLDDAGRELGPNQPGILAVDIANSPLRWFNGYHKAETPAISGGYYRSGDTVELEPDGSISFIGRADDVITSSGYRIGPFDVESALIEHPAVNEAAVVGVPDPQRTEIVKAFVVLSPSHQASEALAEELAQHVKKRLSAHAYPREIDFVSELPKTPSGKIQRFLLRKAEVEKRKQT, from the coding sequence ATGACGACGACACCGGCGCACCCGCCACGCTACGAAGAAGCCCTCGCGCGCTTTCGCATCGAGGATGAAATCGCACGGCTCCAGGGCGATCCCGCGACAGGCCTCAATGCCAGCATCGAATGCTGCGATCGCCACACCGGCCAGAACCGGCTGGCGTTGCGCGCGATCTCCGCCGACGGCCAGCTGCGCGAATTCACCTTCGAGGACCTCCGGGACATGTCCGCGCGCGTCGGCAACGTGCTGAAAGCGGCGGGCGTCGGCCCCGGCGATGTCGTGGCCGGCATGCTGCCGCGCATTCCCGAACTGCTGGCGGTCATTCTCGGCACCTGGCGGATCGGCGCGGTCTATCAGCCGCTGTTCACCGCCTTCGGCCCGAAAGCCATCGACCACCGGCTGAAGACCAGCGGCGCCAGGCTCGTCGTCACCAACACCGCCAATCGCAGCAAGCTCGACGAGGTGGAGGACTGTCCTCGGGTGGCGACCATCCTTTCCCCCAGCGAAGCCTTGCCGGCCGGCGACATCGATTTCCGCGCCGCGTTCGCCGCGGCCTCGCCCTATTGCGAGCCGACGCTACGCAGGGGCGACGACCTGTTCATGATGATGTCGACCTCGGGCACCACCGGTTTCCCGAAGGGCGTGCCCGTGCCGCTTCGCGCGCTGCTGGCCTTCGGCGCCTATATGCGCGATGCCATCGGTCTGCGTCCCGACGATATCTTCTGGAACATCGCCGATCCCGGCTGGGCCTATGGCCTCTACTACGCCATCACCGGGCCCCTGCTGCTCGGCATCGCGACGACACTCCACGAGGGTGCCTTCACCGCCAACAGCACCTACGACATCATCGAGCGGCTGGGCGTCACCAGCCTTGCCGGTTCGCCCACCGCCTTCCGCCTGCTGCTGGCAGGGGGGCCGCAGGCCGCCGCACGCGTCAAGGGGCGGCTGCGAGTCGTCAGCAGCGCCGGCGAACCGCTCAATCCGGAAGTGATCCGCTGGTTCGACGCCCACCTCGCCGCCCCCATCCACGACCATTACGGCCAGACCGAGAACGGCATGATGGTCAACAACCATCACGGCCTGTCGCACAAGGTGCGTCCGGGCTCGGCCGGCTTTGCCATGCCGGGCTACCGCATCGTCGTGCTGGACGACGCCGGGCGGGAACTCGGCCCCAACCAGCCGGGCATCCTCGCCGTCGACATCGCCAACTCGCCGCTGCGCTGGTTCAACGGCTATCACAAGGCGGAAACCCCCGCCATCTCGGGCGGCTACTACCGCAGCGGCGACACGGTGGAGCTGGAGCCGGACGGCTCCATCAGCTTCATCGGCCGGGCCGACGACGTCATCACCTCGTCCGGCTATCGCATCGGGCCGTTCGACGTTGAAAGCGCGCTGATCGAGCATCCCGCGGTGAATGAGGCAGCCGTCGTCGGCGTGCCCGATCCGCAACGCACCGAAATCGTCAAGGCCTTCGTGGTGCTGTCGCCCAGCCACCAAGCCAGCGAGGCGCTCGCCGAGGAACTGGCACAGCATGTGAAAAAGCGGCTCTCGGCTCATGCCTATCCACGCGAGATCGATTTCGTCTCGGAGCTGCCGAAGACGCCGAGCGGCAAGATCCAGCGGTTCCTGCTGAGGAAGGCGGAAGTGGAGAAGCGGAAGCAGACCTGA
- a CDS encoding ferritin-like domain-containing protein: MAKQKMLADLFHDTLKDIYFAEKKILATLPKMAKAAQSADLKAAFEKHRTETEGHVARLEKVFAIIDKKPQGKTCAAIVGITDEGAEIMEEYKGSPALDAGLLAAAQAVEHYEISRYGTMRTWAGELGLKDAVALLEATLKEEKATDEALTGIATTVVNQQAEAA; this comes from the coding sequence ATGGCCAAACAGAAAATGCTCGCAGACCTTTTTCATGACACGCTGAAAGACATCTATTTTGCCGAGAAGAAGATCCTCGCAACCTTGCCCAAGATGGCCAAGGCGGCCCAGAGCGCCGACTTGAAGGCTGCCTTCGAGAAGCATCGCACCGAAACCGAAGGGCATGTCGCCCGCCTCGAGAAGGTGTTCGCCATCATCGACAAGAAGCCGCAGGGCAAGACCTGCGCAGCGATCGTCGGCATCACCGACGAGGGCGCGGAAATCATGGAAGAATACAAGGGATCGCCGGCGCTTGACGCCGGGCTTCTGGCAGCCGCGCAGGCAGTCGAGCACTATGAGATTTCACGCTACGGCACGATGCGCACATGGGCGGGCGAGCTTGGCCTGAAGGATGCGGTCGCGCTGCTTGAGGCGACGTTGAAGGAAGAAAAGGCGACCGATGAAGCCCTGACGGGCATCGCCACAACAGTCGTCAATCAGCAAGCAGAAGCAGCCTGA
- a CDS encoding extracellular catalytic domain type 1 short-chain-length polyhydroxyalkanoate depolymerase, with protein sequence MRNISDTIARLSAMSGRQGASHSNYPDRLSDVTGFGSNPGALRARVYIPENVPENGALVVVLHGCTQSAAAYDHGSGWSQLADQEGFAVLFPEQQRANNANLCFNWFVPGDISRDSGEALSIRQMIEAVVVAHGLDRERIYITGLSAGGAMATAMLAAYPEVFAGGAIIAGLAYGSASTIPEAFDRMRGHGGPSKAELQQRLRAASPHKGPWPRISVWQGSADTTVVPSNADAILAQWLGVHGLGAKPTRVETVDGQTRQIWCDADGRELVEKYTIARMGHGTPLKTNGDDGLGHAGPFMLDVGISSTHRIARFWGIEKAGAHRQAKTDTASAVPVFGTAIRTYSPKEKPRAVRMDPTDEPRPEARGSSTGITKVIEDALRAAGLMR encoded by the coding sequence TTGCGAAACATATCAGACACGATCGCTCGCCTGAGCGCGATGAGCGGCCGGCAGGGTGCTTCGCACTCCAATTATCCAGACCGTTTGTCGGACGTGACCGGATTCGGCTCTAATCCCGGCGCCTTGCGTGCACGCGTCTACATTCCTGAAAACGTGCCCGAGAATGGAGCCCTCGTCGTCGTGCTGCATGGCTGCACCCAGAGTGCCGCCGCTTATGATCACGGTTCCGGGTGGTCACAGCTCGCGGACCAGGAGGGTTTCGCGGTTCTGTTTCCCGAGCAGCAGCGCGCCAACAATGCCAATCTCTGCTTCAACTGGTTCGTGCCTGGAGACATCAGCCGCGACAGTGGCGAAGCGCTTTCCATTCGCCAGATGATCGAAGCCGTGGTCGTCGCCCATGGTCTCGACCGCGAGCGCATTTACATCACCGGCCTGTCGGCAGGCGGCGCCATGGCGACTGCAATGCTGGCTGCCTATCCGGAGGTATTCGCCGGCGGTGCCATCATCGCGGGCCTTGCCTATGGGAGCGCCTCAACGATCCCCGAAGCCTTCGACCGTATGCGCGGCCATGGCGGTCCGTCAAAGGCCGAACTGCAGCAGCGCTTGCGCGCGGCCTCGCCCCACAAGGGTCCGTGGCCGAGGATTTCGGTCTGGCAAGGCTCGGCCGACACGACCGTCGTGCCGTCCAACGCGGATGCGATCCTCGCTCAATGGTTGGGGGTGCATGGCCTGGGCGCCAAGCCCACACGGGTGGAAACCGTCGACGGACAGACACGGCAGATCTGGTGCGACGCCGATGGCCGCGAACTGGTCGAGAAATATACCATTGCCCGCATGGGCCATGGCACGCCATTGAAGACGAATGGCGATGACGGGCTTGGCCACGCCGGCCCATTCATGCTGGATGTGGGGATATCCTCCACACATCGTATCGCCCGCTTCTGGGGCATTGAGAAAGCCGGCGCACATCGCCAGGCAAAAACAGACACCGCCTCAGCAGTGCCCGTGTTCGGCACGGCCATACGGACCTACAGCCCGAAGGAAAAGCCGCGCGCGGTCCGCATGGACCCGACGGATGAACCGCGGCCTGAGGCACGCGGTTCATCCACCGGCATAACCAAGGTCATCGAGGATGCGCTGCGCGCGGCAGGCTTGATGCGCTAG
- the alkB gene encoding DNA oxidative demethylase AlkB translates to MGDLFDRLESVDPPRQVMAEGAVLLRGAALPFEVAILAALDTITARAPFRHMTTPGGYVMSVAMTNCGAAGWVSDRSGYRYDRIDPDSGLPWPALPHCFLELAVAAATEAGYPDFVPDACLINRYEPGARLSLHQDRNERDLSWPIVSVSLGLPATFQFGGLKRTDTLRKYALRHGDVAVWGGPSRLCFHGVSELRDGEHQVLGRMRINLTFRGAL, encoded by the coding sequence ATGGGCGACCTCTTCGACAGGCTTGAGTCCGTGGATCCGCCACGCCAGGTGATGGCTGAAGGCGCCGTGCTGTTGCGCGGCGCGGCACTGCCGTTTGAAGTCGCCATCCTCGCCGCGCTGGACACGATCACGGCGCGGGCGCCGTTTCGCCACATGACGACGCCCGGCGGCTATGTGATGTCGGTGGCGATGACCAATTGCGGCGCCGCCGGCTGGGTGAGCGACCGCAGTGGCTATCGCTATGACCGCATCGACCCGGACAGCGGCCTGCCATGGCCGGCGCTGCCGCATTGCTTCCTCGAACTCGCCGTCGCCGCCGCCACCGAGGCCGGCTACCCGGACTTCGTGCCGGATGCCTGCCTGATCAACCGCTATGAACCCGGCGCCCGCCTGTCGCTGCATCAGGACCGCAACGAGCGCGATCTTTCGTGGCCGATCGTTTCGGTGTCGCTCGGCCTTCCCGCCACCTTCCAGTTCGGCGGCCTGAAGCGCACCGACACGTTGCGCAAATACGCGCTGCGCCACGGCGATGTCGCCGTCTGGGGCGGGCCGTCGCGCCTTTGCTTCCACGGCGTCTCGGAACTGAGGGATGGCGAGCACCAGGTGCTCGGCCGCATGCGCATCAATCTCACCTTTCGCGGTGCGCTGTAG
- a CDS encoding methylated-DNA--[protein]-cysteine S-methyltransferase — MAGILMSGINSPQGVKLMERLDLDTIKTVNIASFPLRPTRRTGGSNEITFATGKSALGAVLVARSAIGVCAILIGEDADELMLDLASRFPGVRLQRDEVGLRQDLASTITFIANPSEGIDLPLDMSRGTSFQRRVWDELRTIPIGATISYGALARRIGKPGAVRAVANACAANAIALGIPCHRVIHNDGTLSGYRWGVERKRALLESEIAAREIEA, encoded by the coding sequence ATGGCCGGGATCCTAATGTCGGGCATCAACAGTCCACAAGGAGTGAAGCTGATGGAACGCCTCGACCTCGATACCATCAAGACCGTGAACATCGCCAGTTTCCCGCTGCGGCCGACAAGGCGCACGGGCGGTTCGAACGAGATCACCTTCGCAACCGGAAAGAGCGCACTCGGCGCGGTCCTGGTTGCCCGCAGCGCCATCGGCGTCTGCGCCATCCTGATCGGCGAGGATGCCGATGAACTGATGCTCGACCTTGCCAGCCGTTTCCCGGGCGTGCGGCTTCAGCGCGACGAGGTGGGGCTTCGCCAGGACCTGGCCAGCACTATCACCTTCATCGCCAATCCCAGCGAGGGGATCGACCTGCCGCTGGACATGAGCCGGGGCACGTCGTTCCAACGCCGCGTGTGGGATGAGCTGCGCACCATTCCGATCGGCGCCACGATCAGCTATGGCGCGCTGGCGCGGCGCATCGGCAAGCCCGGAGCGGTGCGCGCGGTGGCCAATGCCTGCGCGGCCAACGCGATCGCCCTGGGCATTCCCTGCCATCGTGTCATCCACAATGACGGCACGCTGTCCGGCTATCGCTGGGGCGTCGAGCGCAAGCGCGCCCTGCTGGAAAGCGAAATCGCTGCACGGGAGATCGAGGCATGA
- a CDS encoding 2OG-Fe(II) oxygenase — MTIHSTDVAARLTEARVARYDWAVLGGELSGHGCAVMEKLLSPDECRQIAGLYPEEGHFRSHIHMARHGFGKGEYRYFRYPLPDLIASLRSALYPRLATVANDWNERMGQAQRYPAEHAAFLKQCHDQGQTRPTPLLLQYVPGDFNCLHQDLYGDLAFPLQVAILLSEPGEDFTGGEFVLTEQRPRMQSRVEVVPLRQGDAVVFAVHNRPVQGTKGNYRVNLRHGVSRLRSGMRHTVGIIFHDAK, encoded by the coding sequence ATGACCATCCATTCGACAGATGTCGCTGCCCGGCTGACCGAGGCCCGCGTCGCACGTTATGACTGGGCGGTGCTGGGCGGCGAATTGAGCGGCCATGGCTGCGCGGTGATGGAAAAGCTGCTGTCGCCGGACGAGTGCCGGCAGATCGCCGGGCTCTATCCGGAGGAAGGCCATTTCCGCAGCCATATCCACATGGCCCGCCACGGCTTCGGCAAGGGCGAATATCGCTATTTCCGCTATCCGCTGCCCGACCTGATCGCCAGCCTGCGCAGCGCCCTCTATCCGAGGCTGGCGACCGTCGCCAATGACTGGAACGAGCGCATGGGCCAGGCCCAACGCTATCCGGCCGAGCACGCCGCATTCCTGAAACAATGCCACGACCAGGGCCAGACACGGCCGACGCCGCTGCTGCTGCAATACGTGCCCGGCGATTTCAACTGCCTGCACCAGGACCTCTATGGCGATCTCGCCTTTCCGCTGCAGGTGGCGATTCTGCTGTCGGAGCCGGGCGAGGATTTCACTGGCGGCGAGTTCGTGCTGACCGAACAGCGCCCGCGCATGCAAAGCCGCGTCGAGGTGGTGCCGCTGAGGCAAGGCGATGCCGTGGTCTTCGCCGTCCACAACCGCCCGGTGCAGGGCACGAAGGGCAATTACCGGGTGAATTTGCGCCACGGCGTCAGCCGCCTGCGGTCGGGCATGCGGCATACGGTGGGGATTATCTTCCACGACGCCAAGTGA
- the ada gene encoding bifunctional DNA-binding transcriptional regulator/O6-methylguanine-DNA methyltransferase Ada: protein MAIRDIPQSTPLAVTDDPRWALIVTRDRGADGQFWYSVSTTGVYCRPSCPSRAANPRNVAIHATLQAARATGFRPCKRCRPDEPAVDGANAVMIASACRLIEQSEEEPSLATLAASVGRSSSHFHRLFKATTGLTPKAYAAAQRAAKVRQGLEAGASVTAAIYDAGFNSSGRFYEKSTDMLGMTPSRYRAGGENEEIRFAVAESSLGAVLVASSARGVAAILLGDDPGELVEDLQDRFPRARLVGADRDYEALVARVVGLVEAPGLGLDLPLDVRGTAFQQRVWQALREIPAGRTVSYAEIARRIGAPGAMRAVAGACAANKLAVAIPCHRVIRNDGALSGYAWGVERKRCLIDREAAPGAAR, encoded by the coding sequence ATGGCAATCCGCGACATTCCGCAATCCACCCCGCTGGCAGTCACCGACGATCCGCGCTGGGCGCTGATCGTTACGCGCGACCGTGGCGCCGACGGCCAGTTCTGGTATTCGGTCTCGACCACCGGCGTCTATTGCCGGCCGTCCTGCCCATCGCGCGCGGCCAATCCGCGCAACGTCGCGATCCACGCCACGCTGCAGGCCGCGAGGGCGACCGGTTTCCGGCCCTGCAAGCGCTGCCGGCCCGACGAACCGGCCGTCGATGGCGCGAATGCCGTCATGATCGCCTCGGCCTGCCGGCTGATCGAACAGAGCGAGGAGGAGCCGTCGCTGGCCACGCTCGCCGCCTCCGTCGGCCGCAGTTCCAGCCATTTCCACCGCCTGTTCAAGGCGACGACCGGTCTGACGCCGAAGGCCTATGCCGCCGCGCAGCGCGCGGCCAAGGTGCGGCAGGGCCTGGAAGCTGGCGCCAGCGTCACCGCCGCCATCTATGATGCCGGTTTCAATTCCAGCGGTCGCTTCTACGAAAAGTCCACGGACATGCTGGGCATGACGCCCTCACGCTACCGCGCCGGCGGCGAGAACGAGGAAATCCGCTTCGCTGTCGCAGAGTCCTCGCTGGGCGCGGTGCTGGTGGCGTCAAGCGCCAGGGGTGTCGCTGCCATCCTGCTCGGCGATGATCCGGGCGAACTGGTTGAGGATCTGCAGGACCGTTTCCCCAGGGCGCGGCTGGTCGGCGCCGATCGTGATTATGAGGCGCTGGTGGCCCGTGTCGTCGGCCTTGTCGAGGCGCCCGGTCTCGGCCTCGACCTGCCGCTGGACGTACGCGGCACCGCCTTCCAGCAGCGCGTCTGGCAGGCGTTGCGTGAGATTCCCGCCGGGCGGACAGTCTCCTACGCCGAGATCGCCCGCCGCATCGGCGCGCCGGGGGCCATGCGCGCCGTTGCCGGCGCCTGCGCCGCCAACAAGCTTGCCGTGGCCATCCCTTGTCACCGCGTGATCCGGAACGATGGCGCGCTCTCGGGCTATGCCTGGGGCGTCGAGCGCAAGCGCTGTCTCATCGACCGCGAGGCGGCGCCCGGCGCCGCACGCTGA